Sequence from the Desulfotignum phosphitoxidans DSM 13687 genome:
TGTTGTTGCAGGGAAACTGATCACACTGGTAACAGAAATCAACCCCCATTTCCTGGTGACAGGGCCGCACACCGCAGTTTTTAAAAATCCGGCACTGTTCATTCCGGCAGCCGTGGCAGTGTTCTGCCGCAAAATAATCAAGCATTTTTTCAAAATCGGGGTATTTCCTGAACACAGGCGCCTCCAGCATGGATTCAAAGCGCCGGGCAGCGGCCCGGAAATTACCCAGCTTTTCCCTGAGCTGAATGCTCAATTTCCTGATATCCCCGTTGACATGGGCGAAACAGGTTTCACAGCACAGGCCGCAGGGGGCGATAACGGTTTTAATGGTGTCGGTTGTCATGGTGCACCTCCTTTAAATGACAGGTTTCTGGCTTGTTTTTTTGTTTTAGCCATTGCAGACACAAAACAAAAGTGGCATAAACGACATTTAGAGAGGTGATAACGACAGAAAGAAAGAAAAATTCAGCCCCATGATACATGTTACGATTTTAGGCCTTTACAACTCCATGGCAACCACGGTTTTCGGCCCCATGGACATCCTCAACCAGGCCGGCCGCCTGTGGAACCGGCTGGCCGGCACCCCCCGCACCCCGCTGTTTGACGTGACACTTGCCTCGGCAGACGGCAAACCCATCCGGTCCGTGAACCGGGTGGAAATCATGCCCCATTGCAGCATTGAACAGATTTCGCACACCGACCTGATCATCATTGCCTCAGCCACATATATCGATAAAATCCTTGAGCAAAACCCGGAGCTGCCCGGCTGGATCCGGCACCATTATGATCAGGGGGCCCATGTGGCCAGTATCTGCACCGGGGCATTTCTTCTGGCGGAAACCGGACTGCTGGACGGCAGATCCGCCACGCTTCACTGGGGGTTTGCAGACCGGTTCAAAGCCCGGTATCCCAACGTGCGGTTGCAGCAGGACCGGATTTTCATCGATCACGGCAGACTTTACTGTTCCGCCGGAGTCACCGCCGGCATGGATCTGTCACTCTATCTGGTGGAAAAATTCTGCGGCAGACCGGCTGCCACAAAATCGGCAAAAACCATGGTTCTTGCCATGGACCGGGAGAGCCAGGCCCCCTTCCGCTGTTTTCCCGGGATCACCGATCATACCGATCCTTTGATAGCCCGTGCCCAGCAATGGCTTGAAACAAATCTGGCCCGGGAAGTGAACTATGATGAACTGGCCCGCACTTTAAGGATAAGCCGCAGATCCCTGGAAAGGCGGTTCAAGCAGGCCACCGGCATGACCCCTTTGTCGTATCTTCAGGCACTCCGTGTTGAAAAAGCCCGGCAGCTTCTGGAGGAGGGCATTGCCACCTTCAGTGAAATCACCTATGCCGTGGGGTATGAAGATATCTCTTTTTTCCGGAAACTGTTCATCCGCCTGACAGGACTGAGACCCAAAGAATATCAGAAAAAATTTGCCGGTTATGCCGTTCATCCCCCGGGATCACAGTGACAAAAACCTTCCAATCCTTTTCCGGGCGCACCAGATACGTTCATTCGCTGCATTCTGAGCTGCACACCGTGGATGCACAACCGGTCGACTGCTTCCAGCTGGTGTAGACCATCAGGACGGCCAGCACGACTGCGGCAGGGATTTGAATCCAGACCGGCACGATTTCCGCTGCCTGTCCCACCACGGCGCTGGCGCGGATGCCCATCAAATCATATACCGCATCCACACCGATCCCCATGGCCAGGGAAGTGACAGCGATCATGGACAGGTAGATCACCAGGGTCCGGGTATTGAAAATGGTCCTCACCAGATTGATGGTGGCGGCATTGGTGGCCGGACCGGCCAGCAGAAACACCAGGGCGGCACCGGGATTGAGCCCCTTAAGAATCAGGGCCGCGGCAATGGGGGTGGAGGCCGTGGCACACACGTACATCGGGATTCCTGCGGCCAGCATGACCAGCATGGAGACAAACCGGTGATCATTGGCCCAGACCGTGAGATCCTCCGGAAAAAAAAAGGTGATGACGCCGGCGATGAGAATCCCGACGACAAAGGGTTTTGCAATATCGCTCACCAGTTCGCCAAAGGCATATCTCATGCCTGTGACAAACCGGGGAAAAAAAGAAGAAGGGGGTGTGGGTGCACCGGCACGGGTGTCATCGGCACACCCTCAGCCCCCGGATGGTTTGGGGTCAATTTTTTCAGCCACAGGGCTGTCCTTTCCAAAAAAATTCTGGGCGATCCCTGTGGAGACGGCTGTGATAAACGCGGCCACGGGCCGGATCACCGTCATGACCGGATCCAGCATGGCCCAGGACACGGCAATGGAATCCACCCCGGTTTCAGGGGTGGATATCATGAATGACAACGCGGCCCCGCTGTTGGCTCCCTGTTTTTTCAAGCCTGTGGCCACGGGCACCACGCCGCAGGAACACAACGGCAAAGGGATACCGAAAAACGCCGCAAGCACCACCGGTTTGATCCTGCCTGTTCCCAGATAGGTCTTTATTTTTTCCGCCTTGAAAAACACATGCAGGAGCCCGGCGATAAAAAACCCGAACAGCATGTACACGGCCACATCCAGATACAGATACCACGATTCTTTTAATATATCATACACCACGGTCATTTCGTCATTTCCTTATCAACAGGGTACCACATGATCCAGGCGCATCTGAATCAGTGACCCATAGGATCATCATTGATCCGATTACACCGGCTGTCAACCTGGCAGCCGAAAATAAAAACAGCCAAACCTGTATCCTAAACTTTCCGTGCCCGGGTTGATAAACAGGCCAGATCCGGATTGACAGAATGGGACGAAACCTGTATTTAAGCGGTTCAATCTTTAAACAAATCAGGAACCCGTCCTATGAAACAACGCGATGTCAATGCTTCCGGACCATCGGATTTCCGGTTCGAGCTGGCCAGGTGGTCTATTTTTGCCATTCTCATCCTTACCTATATTCTGGTGTATTTTCACCGCATGGCCCCGGGGGTGGTGTCGGAATATCTCATGGCGGACTTCAGCATCAGCGGGGCCCGTCTGGGATCCCTGGCTGCGGTCTATTTTGCCGTGTATGCGGTGATGCAAATTCCCTCCGGCGTGATCGCCGATACCCTGGGCACCCGGACATCCATCATCTTCGGAAACCTGGTGGCCGGCACCGGATCCATATTGTTCGGCCTGG
This genomic interval carries:
- a CDS encoding GlxA family transcriptional regulator; translation: MIHVTILGLYNSMATTVFGPMDILNQAGRLWNRLAGTPRTPLFDVTLASADGKPIRSVNRVEIMPHCSIEQISHTDLIIIASATYIDKILEQNPELPGWIRHHYDQGAHVASICTGAFLLAETGLLDGRSATLHWGFADRFKARYPNVRLQQDRIFIDHGRLYCSAGVTAGMDLSLYLVEKFCGRPAATKSAKTMVLAMDRESQAPFRCFPGITDHTDPLIARAQQWLETNLAREVNYDELARTLRISRRSLERRFKQATGMTPLSYLQALRVEKARQLLEEGIATFSEITYAVGYEDISFFRKLFIRLTGLRPKEYQKKFAGYAVHPPGSQ
- a CDS encoding DUF3795 domain-containing protein, translating into MTTDTIKTVIAPCGLCCETCFAHVNGDIRKLSIQLREKLGNFRAAARRFESMLEAPVFRKYPDFEKMLDYFAAEHCHGCRNEQCRIFKNCGVRPCHQEMGVDFCYQCDQFPCNNTRFDENLYNSWVSINQIIRKKGIETYCETARTRPRYG
- a CDS encoding SO_0444 family Cu/Zn efflux transporter, which codes for MTVVYDILKESWYLYLDVAVYMLFGFFIAGLLHVFFKAEKIKTYLGTGRIKPVVLAAFFGIPLPLCSCGVVPVATGLKKQGANSGAALSFMISTPETGVDSIAVSWAMLDPVMTVIRPVAAFITAVSTGIAQNFFGKDSPVAEKIDPKPSGGUGCADDTRAGAPTPPSSFFPRFVTGMRYAFGELVSDIAKPFVVGILIAGVITFFFPEDLTVWANDHRFVSMLVMLAAGIPMYVCATASTPIAAALILKGLNPGAALVFLLAGPATNAATINLVRTIFNTRTLVIYLSMIAVTSLAMGIGVDAVYDLMGIRASAVVGQAAEIVPVWIQIPAAVVLAVLMVYTSWKQSTGCASTVCSSECSE